The following are encoded together in the Lathyrus oleraceus cultivar Zhongwan6 chromosome 3, CAAS_Psat_ZW6_1.0, whole genome shotgun sequence genome:
- the LOC127127637 gene encoding probable protein phosphatase 2C 4 — protein sequence MGNRIGNLCLCSSDAGDTSGRLQNTSTFLSKKPDRAFCNSVCYVRPDPPPRNSNDGDIFSDDSVATMSFSSVSSATVSANPLSTPSIILDDSNTVLDSSASFESFGSFVSTTAPWSRYDRGMDGDYVENDSEHEKMKQASKISLKNALSRVFSNAVFGKGSNFKKSDSGNGNGYGRLSCGTSLSGDDADGGGGGGGRDESLMVCENLDMARGKCGEDRVHIMISEDHGWVYVGIYDGFNGPDATDYLLKNMFSAVHDELKGFLCNRNGDNGQSFSHSYVLEALSEVMKKTEDAFLKIVDEMITSSPVLAMMGSCVLVMLMKGEHVYLMNVGDSRAVLGTRTGNHFQLTVDHNAQAREEIRRIRQEHPDDSYVVTNGRVKGYLNITRAFGAGFLKQPKQNDAMLESFKVDYIGESPYITCSPSLYHHRLCPNDKFLILSSDGLYQYLTNEEAVTKVELFTSTFPYENPAQLLIEEALSRAAKKYCMEFHELLEISQGERRRYHDDISVVIISLEGKIWHS from the exons ATGGGTAACAGAATCGGTAATCTCTGCCTCTGTTCCTCCGACGCCGGTGATACCTCCGGCAGGTTGCAAAACACCTCTACCTTCTTGTCCAAGAAACCTGACAGAGCTTTCTGCAACTCCGTCTGCTATGTCAGACCGGACCCACCACCTCGAAACTCCAACGACGGAGACATATTCTCTGATGACTCCGTCGCTACAATGAGTTTCAGTTCTGTCTCCAGCGCTACCGTTAGTGCAAACCCATTGTCAACACCTTCCATTATCCTCGATGACTCTAACACTGTTTTGGATTCTTCTGCTTCGTTTGAAAGCTTTGGCTCTTTCGTTTCCACAACGGCTCCTTGGAGTCGTTATGATCGTGGGATGGATGGTGATTACGTTGAGAATGATTCAGAGCATGAGAAGATGAAGCAGGCTAGTAAGATCAGCTTGAAGAATGCTCTGAGTAGAGTTTTTTCCAATGCAGTATTTGGAAAAGGCTCAAATTTTAAGAAAAGTGATAGTGGTAACGGCAATGGTTATGGAAGACTGAGTTGTGGTACTAGTTTGAGTGGTGATGATGCTGATGGCGGCGGTGGTGGTGGTGGACGTGATGAGTCGTTAATGGTGTGTGAGAATTTGGATATGGCTCGAGGAAAATGTGGCGAGGATCGTGTTCATATTATGATATCTGAGGATCATGGATGGGTTTATGTAGGAATTTATGATGGATTTAATGGTCCTGATGCAACTGATTATCTTCTGAAGAACATGTTTTCTGCTGTACATGATGAGCTTAAAGGGTTTCTGTGTAACCGAAACGGTGATAATGGACAAAGTTTTAGTCATTCATATGTGTTGGAAGCACTTTCTGAGGTAATGAAGAAAACTGAGGACGCGTTTCTGAAGATAGTTGATGAGATGATTACTAGTAGTCCCGTGTTAGCTATGATGGGTTCTTGTGTTTTGGTTATGCTGATGAAAGGCGAACATGTTTACTTGATGAATGTTGGTGATAGTCGCGCTGTTTTAGGGACTCGGACCGGAAATCATTTTCAGCTCACAGTGGATCATAACGCTCAAGCAAGAGAG GAGATTCGGAGAATCAGGCAGGAGCATCCAGATGACTCTTATGTGGTAACTAATGGGCGAGTGAAAGGTTACTTAAATATCACAAGGGCTTTTGGAGCAGGGTTTCTTAAGCAG CCTAAACAAAATGATGCAATGTTAGAGAGTTTCAAAGTTGACTACATAGGGGAATCTCCATATATCACATGCTCCCCTTCACTATATCATCACAGGCTCTGCCCAAATGACAAATTTCTCATACTGTCTTCTGATGGACTTTACCAATACTTGACCAATGAAGAAGCAGTTACCAAAGTAGAGCTATTCACATCAACTTTTCCATATGAAAATCCTGCTCAACTTCTCATTGAAGAGGCACTTAGCCGAGCAGCCAAAAAATATT GTATGGAGTTCCATGAGTTGCTTGAGATATCACAAGGAGAACGAAGAAGGTATCATGATGACATTTCTGTTGTCATAATATCCTTGGAGGGAAAAATATGGCATTCATAG